One genomic segment of Catalinimonas alkaloidigena includes these proteins:
- a CDS encoding phytanoyl-CoA dioxygenase family protein, producing MKPYKTLISPQQSEFFREQGYLKIAQLLTAEQLSYYRELYEDFLENKIDASRYRSDLGGHAEDTKSEGIQERITQIMVPGRLIPDLLDKPLHQQSLAIAKALLGDDMALDFDMLIDKAPFSNTPTPWHQDCAYWIDMPDLRAVSCWVALDTAIIDNGCMWYVPQSHQLPMRPHRPAGKGGGALECEASEEEGIAVELQAGDCVLHQGGTLHYSRGNTTAHRRRAFITNFRPQQMIELERAQGYDHTGEREVRRK from the coding sequence ATGAAGCCATATAAGACGCTCATTAGTCCTCAGCAGTCAGAATTCTTTCGGGAGCAGGGCTATCTGAAAATCGCACAGCTACTTACTGCTGAACAGCTCAGCTATTACCGGGAACTATATGAGGATTTTCTGGAGAATAAAATTGATGCTTCCCGCTATCGCTCTGATCTGGGTGGGCATGCGGAAGATACTAAGTCAGAGGGGATTCAGGAGCGTATCACTCAGATCATGGTGCCTGGCAGGCTGATTCCTGATTTGCTGGATAAGCCATTGCATCAGCAAAGCTTAGCCATAGCCAAGGCCCTTTTGGGAGATGATATGGCGCTGGATTTTGATATGCTGATTGACAAAGCCCCTTTTTCCAACACACCTACGCCCTGGCATCAGGACTGTGCCTACTGGATTGATATGCCTGATCTGCGGGCGGTGAGCTGCTGGGTGGCGCTGGATACAGCTATCATAGATAATGGCTGCATGTGGTATGTCCCCCAATCTCACCAGCTTCCTATGCGCCCTCATCGTCCTGCCGGTAAGGGAGGAGGCGCTTTGGAATGTGAAGCTTCTGAAGAAGAAGGCATAGCCGTTGAGCTTCAGGCGGGAGATTGTGTACTGCATCAGGGAGGAACTTTACACTACAGTCGGGGCAATACCACAGCCCATCGGCGCAGAGCCTTCATCACCAATTTCAGGC